The following are encoded together in the Chaetodon auriga isolate fChaAug3 chromosome 6, fChaAug3.hap1, whole genome shotgun sequence genome:
- the lmod2a gene encoding leiomodin-2a → MSTFGCRRELKKYEEVDEDELLAALSSEELQELERELVDLDDNVPIGMRQKDQTSETPTGTFDRDALLKYWEEENKKLLEDKRTEDKRMESNAGQEGRPDKSRVERVTVTTSDAAKTVDSDKKKISQKGKKTQSLFSKNDAKVDEVEKKDECKKEAPIRNKWPQKNGLSKGPRRTETTDQNLKAASDRLSGNPTVIDKTLEQILCNDPTVSEVNLNNIEDISQDTLLRFAEALCTNTHVHIFSLANTHADDRVAFAVSKMLRENQFIRNLNIESNFISGQGILALLAALQHNRTLVELRFHNQRHICGGKVEMEMVQLLRENTTLLKLGYQFDLPGPRMTATSILTRNQDQQRQRRLQQRTEQSPPELSGSDLSAENRQPKKPSQSTKAVENQRRNPPPPFADPPTRKIGEMVKQHEGPNSTKSQSNQRKPKSKKLKNGANEKESADILKDLKNALKPSLQKRRDEPSRPPLPQRSSRDDLMAAIRGSSIGSLRRVDLSPA, encoded by the exons GACCTCGACGACAACGTCCCCATCGGCATGAGACAGAAAGACCAGACCAGCGAGACCCCGACGGGAACCTTCGACAGGGACGCTCTGCTGAAATACTGGGAGGAAGAGAAcaagaagctgctggaggacaagAGGACGGAGGACAAGAGGATGGAGTCCAACGCTGGACAG GAGGGACGCCCAGATAAGAGCAGAGTGGAGCGAGTGACAGTGACCACCAGCGACGCCGCCAAGACAGTGGACAGTGACAAGAAGAAGATTTCACAAAAGGGGAAGAAGACGCAGAGTCTCTTTAGTAAGAATGATGCGAAGGTAGACGAGGTAGAAAAGAAAGATGAGTGTAAAAAGGAGGCTCCGATCAGGAATAAATGGCCTCAGAAGAACGGTCTGTCAAAGGGCCCGAGGAGAACTGAAACCACAGACCAGAACCTGAAAGCAGCCTCCGATAGACTGAGCGGGAACCCGACAGTCATCGACAAAACTCTGGAGCAGATCCTGTGCAACGATCCCACCGTGAGCGAAGTCAATCTCAACAACATCGAGGACATCTCGCAGGACACCTTGCTTCGCTTCGCAGAGGCCCTGTGCACAAACACTCACGTCCACATTTTCAGCCTCGCCAACACCCACGCTGACGACCGGGTGGCCTTCGCCGTCTCCAAGATGCTCCGTGAGAACCAGTTCATCAGAAACCTTAACATCGAGTCCAACTTCATCTCCGGTCAGGGCATCCTGGCTTTGctggcagctctgcagcacaACAGGACTCTGGTGGAGCTTCGTTTCCACAACCAGAGGCACATCTGTGGGGGGaaggtggagatggagatggtTCAGCTGCTGAGAGAAAACACCACTCTGCTCAAGCTCGGGTATCAGTTCGACCTCCCAGGCCCGAGGATGACGGCGACCAGCATCCTGACGCGCAACCAGGACCAACAACGGCAGAGGAGGCTCCAGCAGAGGACGGAGCAGAGTCCTCCAGAGTTGTCAGGGTCTGATTTGtctgcagaaaacagacaacCGAAGAAGCCGTCGCAATCAACTAAAGCCGTTGAAAACCAGAGGAGGAATCCCCCTCCTCCGTTTGCAGACCCACCGACCAGGAAGATCGGCGAAATGGTCAAACAGCACGAAGGCCCGAACAGCACAAAGAGTCAGTCAAACCAACGGAAACCCAAGTCAAAGAAGCTCAAGAACGGCGCCAATGAAAAGGAGAGCGCAGATATTCTCAAAGACCTGAAGAACGCCTTGAAGCCGTCGCTGCAGAAGAGACGAGACGAACCGTCACGCCCGCCTCTGCCGCAGAGGTCGAGCCGCGACGACCTGATGGCGGCAATCCGCGGGAGCAGCATCGGGTCTTTAAGAAGG GTGGATCTGTCACCGGCCTGA
- the wasla gene encoding WASP like actin nucleation promoting factor a isoform X2, with amino-acid sequence MNSHPPPRRSVNVGSILLTPQENECLFGYLGRKCATLCSAVVQVYGTDRSCSWVKRCCGVACLVKDNPQRSYFIRVFDIKEGKTMFEQELYHNFSISSSRSYFISFAGDTCQIGLNFASEEEAKRFRAAINDLLNRRQRKTGPALHMATVDIKNPEINNVRFHNSHGHQQPYHLNNMLSHSGLNRKDKKTKGKKKKLTKADIGTPSNFQHIGHVGWDPNTGFDLNNLDPELKNLFDMCGISEAQLKDRETSKVIYDFIEKKGGVEAVKNELRRQAPPPPPSRGGAPPPPPPPHSSAPPPPPPPSRGGRGAPPPPPPSRAPASAPPPPPPSRPGTLGAPPPPPPPTRGGHQPPPPPHHHHHHHQPPPPPPPSSSHSSVAPQAPPPPPPPLAQQSPVGSGGGSAPAPPPPPPPPPPPPGPPPPPELDGVGGGGDSPHSPSPGGKSALLEQIRGGTQLKKVEQNHRAPATGVGRDALLDQIRQGIQLKTVSDHPESGPPTPAPTAGIVGALMEVMQKRSKAIHSSDEDEDDDEDEDFEDDDEWDD; translated from the exons ATGAACAGCCACCCGCCGCCCCGCAGGTCTGTTAATGTCGGCTCCATCCTCCTGACCCCGCAGGAGAACGAGTGCCTGTTCGGCTACCTGGGCAGGAAATGCGCC ACTCTGTGTTCGGCGGTGGTCCAGGTCTACGGCACAGACCGGAGCTGCAGCTGGGTCAAGAGGTGCTGTGGAGTGGCCTGCCTGGTCAAGGACAACCCACAGAGGTCCTACTTCATCAGAGTGTTTGACATCAAG gAAGGGAAAACCATGTTTGAACAGGAACTGTACCACAACTTCTCCATCAGCAGCTCCAGATCCTACTTCATCTCATTTGCAGGAGAT accTGTCAGATCGGCCTGAACTTCGCCAGCGAAGAAGAGGCCAAAAGATTCCGAGCCGCCATCAACGACCTGCTCAACCGACGACAACGCAAAACCG GTCCAGCTCTGCACATGGCCACGGTGGACATCAAGAACCCGGAGATCAACAACGTCCGGTTCCACAACTCGCACGGCCACCAGCAGCCGTACCACCTCAACAACATGCTGAGCCACAGCGGGCTGAACCGGAAGGACAAGAAGACCaaaggcaagaagaagaagctgaccAAGGCTGACATCGGCACGCCCAGCAACTTCCA ACACATCGGTCATGTGGGCTGGGATCCAAACACAGGTTTCGAT CTGAACAACCTGGACCCTGAACTGAAGAACCTGTTCGACATGTGCGGCATCTCCGAGGCTCAGCTGAAGGACCGAGAGACGTCCAAGGTCATCTACGACTTCATCGAGAAGAAGGGAGGCGTGGAGGCCGTCAAGAACGAGCTGAGGAGGCAGG caccccctccacctccttctcgTGGCGgtgcccctcctcctcctccgccccccCACAGCTcggctccacctcctccccctcctccctccagagGTGGTCGGGgagctcctcctccccctcctccgtCTAGAGCTCctgcctcagctcctcctcctccgcctccctccAGACCAGGAACTCTGGGTGCCccgcctcctccgcctcctcccaCCAGGGGAGGTcaccagccccctcctcctccacaccatcaccatcaccatcaccagcctccccctcctcctcccccgtcTTCCTCACATTCCTCTGTCGCCCCCCAAGCCCcgccccctccacctcccccatTGGCCCAGCAGTCGCCAGTCGGCAGCGGAGGCGGCTCcgctccagctccacctcctccgccgcctcctccgcctccccctCCCGGCCCCCCTCCCCCTCCGGAGCTGGACGGCGTCGGTGGAGGCGGAGACTCTCCTCATTCGCCGAGCCCCGGTGGGAAGTCGGCGCTGCTGGAGCAGATCAGAGGAGGAACTCAGCTGAAGAAGGTGGAGCAGAACCACCGAGCGCCGGCCACCGGCGTGGGACGAGACGCCCTGCTGGACCAGATCCGACAGGGGATCCAGCTCAAGACC GTGTCGGATCATCCAGAGTCCGGTCCTCCAACACCGGCCCCCACCGCAGGCATCGTGGGCGCTCTCATGGAGGTGATGCAGAAGAGGAGCAAAGCCATCCATTCCTCAG ACGAAGACGAGGATGACGATGAAGACGAGGACTTCGAAGACGACGACGAGTGGGACGACTGA
- the wasla gene encoding WASP like actin nucleation promoting factor a isoform X1 → MNSHPPPRRSVNVGSILLTPQENECLFGYLGRKCATLCSAVVQVYGTDRSCSWVKRCCGVACLVKDNPQRSYFIRVFDIKEGKTMFEQELYHNFSISSSRSYFISFAGDTCQIGLNFASEEEAKRFRAAINDLLNRRQRKTEKRGDPKNGPALHMATVDIKNPEINNVRFHNSHGHQQPYHLNNMLSHSGLNRKDKKTKGKKKKLTKADIGTPSNFQHIGHVGWDPNTGFDLNNLDPELKNLFDMCGISEAQLKDRETSKVIYDFIEKKGGVEAVKNELRRQAPPPPPSRGGAPPPPPPPHSSAPPPPPPPSRGGRGAPPPPPPSRAPASAPPPPPPSRPGTLGAPPPPPPPTRGGHQPPPPPHHHHHHHQPPPPPPPSSSHSSVAPQAPPPPPPPLAQQSPVGSGGGSAPAPPPPPPPPPPPPGPPPPPELDGVGGGGDSPHSPSPGGKSALLEQIRGGTQLKKVEQNHRAPATGVGRDALLDQIRQGIQLKTVSDHPESGPPTPAPTAGIVGALMEVMQKRSKAIHSSDEDEDDDEDEDFEDDDEWDD, encoded by the exons ATGAACAGCCACCCGCCGCCCCGCAGGTCTGTTAATGTCGGCTCCATCCTCCTGACCCCGCAGGAGAACGAGTGCCTGTTCGGCTACCTGGGCAGGAAATGCGCC ACTCTGTGTTCGGCGGTGGTCCAGGTCTACGGCACAGACCGGAGCTGCAGCTGGGTCAAGAGGTGCTGTGGAGTGGCCTGCCTGGTCAAGGACAACCCACAGAGGTCCTACTTCATCAGAGTGTTTGACATCAAG gAAGGGAAAACCATGTTTGAACAGGAACTGTACCACAACTTCTCCATCAGCAGCTCCAGATCCTACTTCATCTCATTTGCAGGAGAT accTGTCAGATCGGCCTGAACTTCGCCAGCGAAGAAGAGGCCAAAAGATTCCGAGCCGCCATCAACGACCTGCTCAACCGACGACAACGCAAAACCG agaAGAGAGGTGACCCTAAAAATG GTCCAGCTCTGCACATGGCCACGGTGGACATCAAGAACCCGGAGATCAACAACGTCCGGTTCCACAACTCGCACGGCCACCAGCAGCCGTACCACCTCAACAACATGCTGAGCCACAGCGGGCTGAACCGGAAGGACAAGAAGACCaaaggcaagaagaagaagctgaccAAGGCTGACATCGGCACGCCCAGCAACTTCCA ACACATCGGTCATGTGGGCTGGGATCCAAACACAGGTTTCGAT CTGAACAACCTGGACCCTGAACTGAAGAACCTGTTCGACATGTGCGGCATCTCCGAGGCTCAGCTGAAGGACCGAGAGACGTCCAAGGTCATCTACGACTTCATCGAGAAGAAGGGAGGCGTGGAGGCCGTCAAGAACGAGCTGAGGAGGCAGG caccccctccacctccttctcgTGGCGgtgcccctcctcctcctccgccccccCACAGCTcggctccacctcctccccctcctccctccagagGTGGTCGGGgagctcctcctccccctcctccgtCTAGAGCTCctgcctcagctcctcctcctccgcctccctccAGACCAGGAACTCTGGGTGCCccgcctcctccgcctcctcccaCCAGGGGAGGTcaccagccccctcctcctccacaccatcaccatcaccatcaccagcctccccctcctcctcccccgtcTTCCTCACATTCCTCTGTCGCCCCCCAAGCCCcgccccctccacctcccccatTGGCCCAGCAGTCGCCAGTCGGCAGCGGAGGCGGCTCcgctccagctccacctcctccgccgcctcctccgcctccccctCCCGGCCCCCCTCCCCCTCCGGAGCTGGACGGCGTCGGTGGAGGCGGAGACTCTCCTCATTCGCCGAGCCCCGGTGGGAAGTCGGCGCTGCTGGAGCAGATCAGAGGAGGAACTCAGCTGAAGAAGGTGGAGCAGAACCACCGAGCGCCGGCCACCGGCGTGGGACGAGACGCCCTGCTGGACCAGATCCGACAGGGGATCCAGCTCAAGACC GTGTCGGATCATCCAGAGTCCGGTCCTCCAACACCGGCCCCCACCGCAGGCATCGTGGGCGCTCTCATGGAGGTGATGCAGAAGAGGAGCAAAGCCATCCATTCCTCAG ACGAAGACGAGGATGACGATGAAGACGAGGACTTCGAAGACGACGACGAGTGGGACGACTGA
- the hyal6 gene encoding hyaluronoglucosaminidase 6: MELRLLVLALWVGVGVKLQVWGDQMKPARAPLIPHRPFVVVWNAPTESCRLRFKVDLDLSVFDIIANLNETLSGPNVTIFYHSHLGYYPYYSNSGVPINGGLPQNQSISKHLSKARADIDKLIPHKDFRGLGVIDWENWRPQWVRNWGSKDIYRNKSKEQIRKLHPNWPESKVEKEAKDSFERAGQNFMNLTLALAEVRRPDGLWGFYLFPDCYNYGYKQHPQRYTGECPNVEHVRNDHLMWLWKESTALYPSIYLDYELKSSPNTVKFVHYRVKEAMRIASIARTDSTLPVFVYSRPFYAYTFVVLSESDLVHTIGESAALGASGVILWGSSEYARSQRNCLTVKKYIDGPLGHYVINVTSAAKLCSKALCKKNGRCVRKSLDSGAYLHLNPRFFHIHRNPTPRGPRFHVSGHLNNHDILDMKQKFTCQCYQGWTGVYCEMPQATPRPPPPPLQPAIPLPHPRENSLLGDILLLLSLHFSCLCIIMFLGLCLIIKCLIL, translated from the exons ATGGAGCTGCGTCTCCTGGTACTGGCCTTGTGGGTTGGCGTTGGAGTAAAGCTCCAAGTTTGGGGTGACCAGATGAAGCCGGCCCGGGCACCTCTGATCCCTCATCGGCCTTTTGTTGTGGTGTGGAACGCTCCAACGGAGTCCTGCCGCCTTCGATTCAAGGTGGACCTGGATCTCAGTGTTTTCGACATTATAGCAAACCTCAATGAAACCCTAAGTGGACCAAATGTTACAATATTCTACCACAGCCACCTGGGGTACTACCCATACTACTCCAACTCTGGGGTTCCTATCAATGGTGGACTACCGCAGAATCAGAGCATTTCCAAGCACCTGAGCAAGGCCCGGGCTGACATCGATAAGCTAATCCCCCACAAGGATTTTCGAGGTCTTGGTGTAATTGACTGGGAGAACTGGAGACCTCAGTGGGTCAGAAACTGGGGCTCTAAAGACATTTACCGCAACAAGTCTAAGGAACAGATTCGGAAACTTCACCCAAACTGGCCAGAGAGCAAAGTTGAGAAGGAGGCAAAGGATAGTTTTGAGAGGGCTGGGCAGAACTTCATGAACCTGACCTTGGCCCTGGCCGAAGTTCGCAGGCCAGACGGACTGTGGGGGTTTTACCTGTTCCCAGACTGCTACAACTATGGGTATAAGCAGCACCCGCAACGATACACTGGCGAATGCCCCAACGTTGAACATGTACGTAACGACCATCTGATGTGGCTTTGGAAGGAGAGCACAGCCCTCTACCCATCCATCTACCTGGATTACGAGCTCAAGTCCTCCCCCAACACTGTCAAGTTCGTCCACTATCGAGTCAAGGAAGCCATGAGGATCGCGTCCATCGCCCGTACAGACTCCACATTGCCTGTGTTTGTCTACTCCAGACCTTTCTATGCCTATACCTTTGTGGTTCTTTCAGAG aGTGACCTGGTTCACACTATCGGGGAGAGCGCTGCCTTGGGAGCATCAGGtgtcatcctctggggatcatctGAGTACGCTCGATCACAG AGGAACTGCCTGACAGTGAAGAAGTACATTGATGGTCCGCTGGGACACTACGTCATCAACGTCACTTCTGCTGCCAAGCTGTGCAGCAAAGCGCTTTGCAAGAAGAATGGCAGGTGCGTCCGTAAGAGTCTGGACTCCGGCGCTTACCTGCACCTGAACCCGCGCTTCTTCCACATCCACCGCAACCCAACGCCCAGGGGTCCTCGCTTCCACGTAAGCGGTCACCTCAACAACCATGACATCCTGGACATGAAGCAGAAGTTCACCTGTCAGTGCTACCAGGGCTGGACAGGTGTTTACTGCGAGATGCCCCAGGCTAcaccccgtcctcctcctccaccgctTCAGCCCGCCATCCCTCTGCCTCACCCCAGGGAGAACAGCCTGCTGGGAGACATCCTGCTCCTCCTATCCCTCCATTTCTCCTGTCTGTGCATCATCATGTTCCTGGGACTCTGTCTGATTATCAAGTGTCTGATACTGTAG